One window from the genome of Actinomycetota bacterium encodes:
- the hemC gene encoding hydroxymethylbilane synthase: MRIGTRGSQLARVQTGWVLDRLAAAHPDAAWDLQTIATTGDRNHEAPLGTGVFVKEIQQALLDGRIDLAVHSLKDLPTDPTPGLVVAAVPTRADPRDALVGSTLGALAAGSRVGTGSPRREAQLRRLRPDLDVVAIRGNVPTRVEKARRGEVHAVLLAAAGLARLGIEPDEVLAATDILPAPGQGALALECRDDDAALHALLRALDEPATRSAVTAERTVLRALGGGCLLPVATYGQIADGVLVVEAAVTSADGRLQARARAAGDPGRPDAVGGEVARQLIDLGALDLLEGLRP; the protein is encoded by the coding sequence ATGCGCATAGGCACCCGGGGCAGCCAGCTCGCCCGGGTCCAGACCGGCTGGGTCCTGGACCGGCTCGCCGCCGCCCATCCCGATGCGGCCTGGGACCTGCAGACCATCGCCACCACCGGCGACCGGAACCACGAGGCCCCGCTGGGCACCGGCGTCTTCGTCAAGGAGATCCAGCAGGCCCTGCTCGACGGCCGGATCGACCTGGCGGTGCACTCTTTGAAGGACCTGCCGACGGACCCCACCCCGGGCCTGGTCGTGGCCGCGGTCCCCACCCGGGCCGACCCCCGGGACGCGCTGGTGGGCTCCACCCTCGGCGCGCTGGCCGCCGGGAGCCGGGTGGGCACCGGAAGCCCCCGGCGGGAGGCGCAGCTCCGCCGGCTGCGCCCCGACCTCGATGTCGTGGCGATCCGCGGCAACGTCCCCACCCGGGTCGAGAAGGCCCGCCGGGGCGAGGTGCATGCGGTGCTGCTAGCCGCTGCCGGCCTTGCGCGCCTGGGCATCGAGCCGGACGAGGTGCTGGCCGCCACCGACATCCTGCCCGCCCCCGGTCAGGGCGCCCTCGCCCTGGAATGCCGGGACGACGACGCCGCCCTGCACGCCCTGCTCCGGGCGCTCGACGAGCCGGCGACCCGCTCGGCCGTGACCGCCGAGCGCACGGTGCTGCGGGCGCTGGGCGGCGGCTGCCTCCTGCCAGTGGCCACCTACGGCCAGATCGCCGACGGCGTGCTGGTGGTGGAGGCGGCCGTGACCTCGGCCGACGGCCGGCTGCAGGCCCGGGCCCGGGCCGCCGGCGACCCCGGGCGCCCCGACGCGGTGGGGGGCGAGGTGGCCCGGCAGCTCATCGACCTGGGCGCCCTCGATCTCCTGGAAGGGCTGCGCCCGTGA
- the hemL gene encoding glutamate-1-semialdehyde 2,1-aminomutase, which yields MSRSEALFARGQAVMPGGVSSPVRAYRAVGGTPPFLTRGAGPRVTDADGNEYLDLVASWGPLILGHAHPAVVEAVASAAARGTSFGAPTEGEVELAELICSALPAVEMVRFVSSGTEATMSALRLARAATGRSVVLKFAGCYHGHVDSLLVAAGSGVLTLGLPDSPGVTEGTRATTAVAPYNDLGALAGAFAEVGDDLAAVIVEPIAGNMGVVPPAAGFLEEVRRRCDRCGALLIFDEVITGFRVGWSGAQGMFGVRPDLTTLGKVIGGGLPIGAYGGRRDLMAMIAPEGPVYQAGTLAGNPVSVAAGLATLRQLSQPGTYERLDALGAQLADGLAGAAKGVGVALAVQRVGSMLTPFFTHTDITNLDDARRADTAAYARWFHALLDAGIMLPPSQLEAAFVSLAHSPGDVAQIVEGARLGLEKTLERNRP from the coding sequence CTGAGCCGCTCCGAGGCGCTCTTCGCCCGGGGCCAGGCGGTCATGCCGGGCGGCGTCTCGTCGCCGGTCCGGGCCTACCGGGCCGTGGGTGGCACCCCACCTTTCCTCACCCGGGGGGCGGGGCCGCGGGTGACCGACGCCGACGGCAACGAGTACCTGGATCTGGTCGCCTCGTGGGGCCCGTTGATCCTGGGCCACGCCCACCCGGCAGTGGTGGAGGCGGTGGCGTCGGCTGCTGCCCGGGGGACGTCGTTCGGCGCCCCCACCGAGGGAGAGGTCGAGCTGGCGGAGCTGATCTGTTCCGCCCTCCCGGCGGTCGAGATGGTGCGCTTCGTGTCCTCCGGTACCGAGGCCACCATGAGCGCGCTCCGCCTTGCCCGGGCGGCCACGGGCCGCAGCGTGGTCCTCAAGTTCGCCGGTTGCTACCACGGCCATGTCGACTCCCTCCTGGTCGCCGCCGGGTCGGGCGTGCTGACGCTGGGCTTGCCCGACTCGCCCGGGGTCACCGAGGGCACCCGGGCCACCACTGCGGTGGCGCCCTACAACGACCTTGGCGCCCTCGCCGGCGCGTTCGCCGAGGTCGGCGACGACCTCGCCGCGGTGATCGTCGAGCCCATCGCGGGCAACATGGGGGTCGTCCCCCCGGCCGCCGGGTTCCTCGAGGAGGTCCGCCGCCGGTGCGACCGCTGCGGCGCCCTGCTGATCTTCGACGAGGTGATCACCGGGTTCCGGGTGGGCTGGTCGGGCGCCCAGGGGATGTTCGGTGTGCGGCCCGACCTGACCACGCTTGGCAAGGTCATCGGCGGCGGGCTGCCCATCGGCGCCTACGGGGGCCGCCGGGATCTGATGGCGATGATCGCCCCCGAGGGGCCGGTCTACCAGGCCGGCACCCTGGCCGGGAACCCGGTGTCGGTAGCCGCCGGGTTGGCGACCCTCCGCCAGCTCAGCCAGCCGGGCACCTACGAGCGCCTGGACGCCCTGGGTGCGCAGCTGGCCGACGGCCTCGCCGGCGCCGCGAAGGGGGTAGGGGTGGCGCTGGCCGTGCAGCGGGTGGGCTCGATGCTCACCCCGTTCTTCACGCACACCGACATCACCAACCTGGATGACGCCCGGCGGGCCGACACCGCCGCCTACGCCCGCTGGTTCCACGCCCTGTTGGATGCCGGAATCATGCTGCCCCCCAGCCAGCTGGAGGCGGCATTCGTCTCCCTGGCGCACAGCCCGGGCGATGTCGCCCAGATCGTCGAGGGGGCCCGACTGGGCCTGGAGAAGACCCTGGAAAGGAACCGACCATGA
- a CDS encoding chlorite dismutase family protein, with amino-acid sequence MTKHTEPTAPERTERKMMRYAFYQVDPAWRLLPAEDRAMHKKELAAVLEADAATTGVEVHPYSTVGLRADSDIALWAIARTPGPVQDLQARINATELGRHLRTTYSYLAMTRPSQYLGGHRHEGQEDQMPAGPVGSTYLFVYPMVKLRAWYRLTFEERRRIMGQHFKVGHKYPGVKIHTGYSFGIDDQEFVVAFEGESPTEFLELVEELRGSESSAYTERDIPIFTCVKLPIAAILDQLDGAR; translated from the coding sequence ATGACCAAGCACACCGAGCCCACGGCACCCGAGCGCACCGAGCGCAAGATGATGCGCTATGCCTTCTACCAGGTGGACCCTGCCTGGCGGCTCCTGCCCGCCGAGGACCGGGCAATGCACAAGAAGGAACTGGCTGCGGTCCTGGAGGCCGACGCCGCCACCACCGGTGTCGAGGTGCACCCGTACTCCACCGTGGGCCTGCGGGCGGACAGCGACATCGCCCTGTGGGCGATCGCCCGCACTCCCGGCCCGGTGCAGGACCTCCAGGCGCGGATCAACGCCACCGAGTTGGGCAGGCACCTGCGCACCACCTACAGCTACCTGGCCATGACCCGGCCCAGCCAGTACCTGGGCGGCCACCGCCACGAGGGCCAAGAGGACCAGATGCCCGCCGGTCCGGTGGGGTCGACCTACCTGTTCGTCTACCCGATGGTCAAGCTGCGGGCCTGGTACCGGCTGACCTTCGAGGAGCGCCGCCGCATCATGGGCCAGCACTTCAAGGTGGGCCACAAGTACCCGGGCGTGAAGATCCATACCGGCTACAGCTTCGGCATTGACGACCAGGAGTTCGTCGTCGCCTTCGAGGGCGAGTCCCCCACCGAGTTCCTGGAGCTGGTCGAGGAGCTGCGCGGCTCGGAGTCCTCCGCCTATACCGAGCGGGACATCCCGATCTTCACCTGCGTCAAGCTGCCCATCGCCGCCATCCTGGATCAGCTCGACGGCGCGAGGTAG
- a CDS encoding uroporphyrinogen-III synthase, with protein MTGRLAGRRVLVLRPKAQAAELANLLAWEGAEPVLAPAIRILPPDDFGPIEAALGRGQAWTLFTSVNGVEALRGRLRPGRLGQVAAVGPATAAALTSEGIHTAFIPSAYTTVALAEELPGPPSATCLVRADIAAGDLEAILRRRGFSVERVDAYRTESEDPAPIREALAGLLDAVALTSASITRAFAQAADGHPMPPLVSIGPATSAAARDAGLDVAAEARPHTMTGLVEALVAALRGTMDR; from the coding sequence GTGACCGGCCGGCTGGCGGGGCGGCGGGTCCTGGTCCTGCGCCCCAAAGCCCAGGCGGCCGAACTGGCCAACCTCCTGGCCTGGGAGGGTGCCGAGCCCGTCCTCGCCCCGGCGATCCGCATCCTGCCGCCCGACGACTTCGGCCCCATCGAAGCGGCGCTCGGCCGGGGCCAGGCGTGGACGCTGTTCACCTCGGTCAACGGGGTGGAGGCCCTGCGGGGCCGGCTCCGGCCCGGCCGGCTGGGCCAGGTGGCTGCCGTGGGCCCGGCCACCGCCGCCGCCCTCACCAGCGAGGGCATCCATACCGCGTTCATCCCCAGCGCCTACACCACCGTCGCCCTCGCTGAGGAGCTCCCCGGGCCGCCCTCGGCCACCTGCCTGGTGCGGGCCGACATCGCCGCCGGCGATCTGGAGGCCATCCTGCGCCGCCGGGGCTTCTCGGTGGAGCGGGTGGACGCCTACCGCACCGAGTCCGAGGATCCGGCCCCCATCCGGGAGGCCCTCGCCGGCCTCCTCGATGCCGTCGCCCTCACCAGCGCATCGATCACCCGGGCCTTTGCCCAAGCCGCCGACGGGCACCCGATGCCACCGCTGGTCTCCATCGGCCCCGCCACCAGCGCCGCCGCCCGGGACGCCGGGCTGGATGTCGCCGCCGAAGCCCGGCCGCACACCATGACCGGCCTGGTCGAGGCCCTGGTGGCCGCCCTCCGGGGAACAATGGATCGATGA
- the hemB gene encoding porphobilinogen synthase produces MNHPPSPSGAPRSWSSPRLRRLRSTPALRRLVAETRLTPDRFVLPLFVADGLTEEEPLASLPGHHRWPSERVGILAKEAESLGIPGVLIFGIPARKDERGSQAFAADGPAQRAIREVKAAAPGLVVFADTCLCEYTSHGHCGILEGDTVANDPSVEVLAETAVSQAEAGADFVSPSDMMDGRVGAIRQALDGAGHPGTGVMAYSAKFASALYGPFRDVAECAPTFGDRRAYQIDPPDARQGLASIRRDLAEGADIVMVKPALAYLDVIRAARRRVDAPLAAYNVSGEYAMVKAAAERGWMDGERAALEILTAIVRAGADFVLTYHALEAARWLG; encoded by the coding sequence ATGAACCATCCCCCTTCGCCGTCTGGCGCTCCGCGGTCGTGGTCGAGCCCACGGCTCCGCCGTCTGCGCTCCACCCCCGCCCTCAGGCGCCTGGTGGCGGAGACCCGGCTTACCCCGGACCGGTTCGTGCTGCCCCTGTTCGTCGCCGACGGGCTCACCGAGGAGGAGCCGCTCGCCTCCCTCCCCGGGCACCACCGGTGGCCCAGCGAGCGGGTGGGCATCCTGGCCAAGGAGGCGGAGAGCCTCGGCATCCCGGGGGTGCTGATCTTCGGGATCCCAGCCCGCAAGGACGAGAGGGGATCGCAGGCCTTCGCCGCCGACGGGCCCGCCCAGCGGGCGATCCGGGAGGTCAAGGCGGCGGCGCCCGGCCTGGTGGTCTTCGCCGACACCTGCCTGTGCGAGTACACCAGCCATGGCCACTGCGGCATCCTCGAGGGGGACACGGTGGCCAACGACCCGAGTGTCGAGGTTCTGGCCGAGACCGCGGTGTCCCAGGCCGAGGCGGGGGCCGACTTCGTCTCCCCCTCCGACATGATGGACGGCCGGGTGGGCGCCATCCGGCAGGCCCTCGACGGCGCCGGCCACCCGGGCACCGGCGTCATGGCGTACTCGGCCAAGTTCGCCTCGGCGCTCTACGGCCCGTTCCGGGACGTCGCCGAGTGCGCCCCGACCTTCGGCGACCGGCGCGCCTACCAGATCGACCCGCCCGACGCCCGCCAGGGGCTCGCCAGCATCCGGCGGGACCTGGCCGAGGGAGCCGACATCGTCATGGTGAAGCCGGCGCTGGCCTACCTGGATGTCATCCGGGCCGCCCGGCGGCGGGTGGACGCCCCGCTGGCCGCCTACAACGTGAGCGGCGAGTACGCCATGGTCAAGGCCGCCGCCGAGCGGGGCTGGATGGACGGCGAGCGGGCGGCGCTGGAGATCCTCACCGCCATCGTGCGGGCGGGAGCCGACTTCGTCCTCACCTACCACGCCCTGGAGGCCGCCCGGTGGCTGGGCTGA